In the genome of Fulvivirga maritima, one region contains:
- a CDS encoding phage tail sheath family protein, giving the protein MPSYQTPGVYTEEVPTLPPSVAEVSTAIPAFIGFTERASKAGKDVFNTAVRISTMLEYKEIFGGADPTIFTVDLNADESIKEIAPQVPVNTLYYALDLYFKNGGGACYVISTGNYEATFEKSVFIDALTTLSKEDEPTLIMLGEATKLEQVDYYEVCRQALAQCANLKDRFCIFDVLSIDVDAQSFRDNIGINNLKYGAAYTPYLHTSLSYMYKEEAVSINGLSGIEKPGYKINGINIMYSGDISDQPKFRINQSQGAGNSSNDVTFDVSDSQLTIRNVGDGVPAQELVNSWLNHNEKGLFEIVDISNGTEKVESTGELVFLEASEPNSITLADIKSTKSALYNKLVSELSKWRVVLPPSPAVAGVYAVTDRTRGVWKAPANISLNAVIGPVEKITTADQEKLNIDSEAGKSINAIRSFSGKGTLIWGARTLAGNDNEWRYVPVRRLFNMIEESTQKASHFAVFEPNDAATWLKVKAMIDSYLYGIWQQGALAGSTPEQAYYVNIGLGKTMTQQDILEGRMIVEIGVAAVRPVEFIVLRFSHKLQES; this is encoded by the coding sequence ATGCCCAGTTATCAAACACCAGGTGTGTATACCGAAGAGGTGCCTACGCTACCACCATCCGTAGCCGAGGTGTCTACCGCCATTCCGGCATTTATAGGCTTTACCGAACGCGCCTCTAAGGCAGGTAAAGATGTATTTAATACAGCAGTGAGGATCTCTACTATGCTGGAGTATAAAGAGATATTTGGCGGGGCTGATCCTACCATATTTACCGTAGACCTTAATGCAGATGAGTCTATTAAGGAAATTGCGCCTCAGGTACCAGTCAATACCCTTTACTATGCGTTAGATCTTTATTTTAAAAATGGAGGAGGGGCTTGTTATGTTATCTCTACAGGTAATTATGAAGCTACATTTGAGAAAAGTGTGTTTATAGATGCGCTTACTACCTTGAGTAAAGAAGATGAGCCTACTTTAATAATGTTAGGTGAAGCTACTAAGCTAGAGCAAGTAGATTACTATGAAGTATGCAGGCAAGCGCTGGCTCAGTGTGCTAACCTGAAAGATCGCTTTTGTATATTTGATGTGTTATCCATAGATGTAGATGCTCAGAGTTTTCGTGATAATATTGGCATCAATAACCTGAAATATGGAGCTGCTTATACCCCTTATCTACATACTTCGCTCAGTTATATGTATAAGGAAGAAGCGGTGTCAATTAATGGTTTGTCAGGCATAGAAAAGCCCGGATATAAGATCAATGGAATCAATATTATGTATTCCGGAGATATATCAGACCAGCCTAAGTTTAGAATTAATCAGAGTCAGGGGGCAGGAAATTCTTCTAACGATGTCACCTTTGATGTATCAGATAGCCAATTGACTATTCGTAATGTGGGCGATGGAGTGCCTGCACAGGAGTTGGTGAATTCTTGGCTAAATCATAATGAAAAAGGCCTTTTTGAAATAGTTGATATAAGTAATGGTACTGAAAAAGTAGAATCTACAGGAGAGTTAGTGTTTTTGGAAGCATCAGAGCCTAATTCTATTACGCTGGCAGATATTAAAAGCACTAAATCAGCTCTATATAATAAACTGGTAAGTGAGCTTTCTAAATGGCGTGTGGTGTTGCCTCCTAGCCCTGCAGTGGCAGGCGTATATGCTGTTACTGACAGAACACGAGGCGTGTGGAAAGCACCTGCTAACATAAGCCTTAATGCTGTAATTGGTCCGGTAGAAAAAATCACTACAGCAGACCAGGAGAAGCTCAATATTGATAGTGAAGCGGGCAAATCTATTAATGCTATCAGAAGTTTTTCAGGTAAAGGAACACTGATTTGGGGAGCCAGAACGCTGGCAGGAAATGATAATGAGTGGCGCTATGTACCTGTGCGCAGGTTATTTAATATGATAGAAGAATCTACTCAAAAGGCATCTCACTTTGCTGTATTCGAGCCTAATGATGCAGCTACCTGGTTAAAGGTAAAGGCTATGATAGACAGTTATCTTTATGGTATTTGGCAGCAAGGAGCACTGGCTGGTTCTACCCCGGAGCAGGCTTATTATGTAAATATAGGCTTAGGCAAAACCATGACGCAGCAAGATATTTTAGAAGGTCGTATGATCGTGGAGATAGGCGTGGCAGCGGTAAGACCAGTAGAGTTCATTGTGTTGAGGTTTTCTCATAAACTTCAGGAGTCTTGA
- a CDS encoding phage tail protein: MALTKDQIKTNYPLPVYNYRVDIDNTSISFSEVSGLELSFSQITYKESYATSGKSGPNVMIMPGQKQPTTISLKKGFVKGVSIKALYDWINGIELNRVDKKDITVHLLDETGSTVVSWKCIDAFPTKLTAPTFDAKSDEVAVESMELVAGRVTMEEAS, encoded by the coding sequence ATGGCTCTAACAAAAGACCAAATCAAAACCAACTATCCACTGCCGGTGTACAATTATCGGGTGGATATAGATAATACATCCATTAGTTTTTCTGAGGTATCTGGCCTGGAGCTTAGCTTTAGTCAAATTACCTATAAAGAGAGCTATGCTACCAGTGGTAAAAGTGGTCCTAATGTAATGATCATGCCCGGCCAAAAGCAGCCCACTACCATATCATTGAAAAAAGGCTTTGTAAAAGGCGTGAGCATTAAAGCACTCTATGACTGGATTAACGGTATAGAACTTAACAGGGTAGATAAAAAAGATATAACAGTACACCTGCTGGATGAGACCGGTTCAACCGTAGTAAGCTGGAAGTGTATCGATGCTTTCCCTACTAAGCTTACCGCTCCCACTTTTGATGCTAAGTCTGACGAAGTGGCTGTAGAGTCTATGGAGCTGGTAGCCGGAAGAGTAACTATGGAGGAAGCATCATAA
- a CDS encoding phage tail protein: MAVNKASITDEYPIPAYNYQVSIAGENTMAFSEISGLEIQHEHVLYRHGFSWVIGDNLIRGQRKPINITMKRGVVKNRSYLYDWMQKADKRDVKIDLCDEKGEPLVSWEVSRALPYQLDAPTFSASANEVAVEKVNLIAHDLKMNYHQ; encoded by the coding sequence ATGGCAGTAAATAAGGCATCTATAACAGATGAATACCCTATTCCGGCATATAATTATCAGGTTTCTATAGCCGGAGAAAATACTATGGCCTTTTCTGAAATATCAGGCCTGGAGATACAGCACGAGCATGTGCTGTATCGGCATGGCTTCAGCTGGGTAATTGGAGACAACCTGATCCGCGGGCAGAGAAAGCCGATTAATATCACTATGAAAAGAGGGGTAGTGAAAAACAGAAGCTATTTATATGATTGGATGCAAAAAGCCGATAAAAGAGATGTGAAAATCGACTTGTGTGATGAAAAAGGGGAGCCATTGGTCAGCTGGGAAGTATCTCGGGCATTACCTTATCAGCTAGATGCCCCCACCTTTAGTGCTAGCGCTAATGAAGTGGCAGTTGAAAAGGTGAATTTGATCGCTCATGACTTAAAAATGAATTACCATCAGTAA
- a CDS encoding phage tail protein, whose protein sequence is MEAIDILNPNPPLSHRFGVFYFPVGGFIPSPFDFRFQKVSGISTEVSMHSVREGGQNLYNHRLPNQVSYNNLVLERGYAIGSLMVQDFNYTFSQFKFYPSKVLVTLFHETGAPLGAWLYLDAYPVKWSISSLDAQANSVVIENMELAYSRFQTIRI, encoded by the coding sequence ATGGAAGCTATTGATATATTAAATCCAAACCCTCCTTTGTCTCACAGGTTTGGCGTGTTTTATTTTCCCGTTGGAGGTTTTATTCCTAGTCCTTTTGATTTTAGATTTCAAAAGGTGTCAGGAATAAGTACAGAGGTAAGCATGCATTCGGTAAGAGAAGGAGGTCAGAATTTATATAATCACCGCTTGCCTAACCAGGTAAGCTATAATAATCTGGTGCTGGAACGTGGTTACGCTATTGGTTCTTTAATGGTGCAGGACTTCAATTATACCTTTTCTCAATTCAAATTTTATCCCTCTAAAGTCTTAGTCACCTTGTTTCATGAAACAGGCGCTCCCCTGGGAGCATGGCTCTATTTAGATGCTTACCCGGTAAAGTGGAGCATTTCCAGTCTGGATGCTCAGGCCAACTCAGTAGTAATAGAAAATATGGAATTAGCTTATAGCAGGTTTCAAACCATAAGAATTTAA
- a CDS encoding DUF5908 family protein, with protein MAVEIKEIVVRAVLTDGGKGQTSTDNDGCDEQAVDKKMIIQECVDQVLKVLKKKSLR; from the coding sequence ATGGCGGTAGAAATTAAAGAAATAGTGGTGAGAGCAGTGCTTACTGATGGAGGAAAAGGTCAGACAAGCACTGATAATGACGGTTGTGATGAGCAAGCTGTAGATAAAAAAATGATCATACAGGAATGTGTAGATCAAGTGCTGAAAGTGTTGAAAAAGAAAAGTTTAAGGTAG
- a CDS encoding CIS tube protein — MNPLNLFKLEKLKIKSYSTAERNDKPKIFEAMFNPESYSLHYENKFNKCQGVNTTGGTTNYSFSRPEKLSLKLILDGTGASVTGYNVLLGKTRDVYNQVQEFLRLTTFMDGDIHEPPYLLIIWGDLNFKCRLTSLDIKYTLFDRSGVPLRAELDTSFFGQLEETERLKNENKNSPDLTHIRVVKAEDQLPLMCEQIYGSPHYYISVAKANGITDFRNLKPGQEIFFPPIEK, encoded by the coding sequence ATGAATCCTCTCAATTTATTTAAGCTGGAAAAGCTAAAAATCAAATCCTACTCTACAGCCGAAAGGAATGATAAGCCCAAAATATTTGAGGCGATGTTTAATCCTGAGAGTTATTCTCTTCATTATGAGAATAAATTCAATAAATGCCAAGGGGTAAACACTACAGGAGGTACTACCAATTATTCATTTAGCAGGCCGGAAAAGCTTAGTTTAAAGCTCATTTTAGATGGTACAGGAGCTAGTGTTACAGGCTACAATGTATTGCTGGGAAAAACCAGAGATGTCTATAATCAGGTTCAGGAGTTTTTGAGGCTCACCACTTTTATGGATGGTGATATTCATGAGCCGCCGTATCTTTTAATCATCTGGGGAGACCTGAATTTTAAGTGTCGCCTTACTTCGCTTGATATTAAATACACTTTGTTTGATAGAAGCGGAGTGCCTTTGCGAGCCGAGCTGGATACATCATTTTTCGGTCAGCTGGAAGAAACAGAACGATTAAAGAACGAGAATAAGAACTCTCCCGATTTAACGCATATCAGAGTGGTGAAGGCAGAGGATCAGTTGCCACTTATGTGTGAGCAAATTTATGGATCGCCTCATTATTACATTTCCGTAGCCAAAGCCAATGGCATTACAGATTTCAGAAACTTAAAACCAGGGCAAGAGATCTTTTTCCCACCTATTGAGAAGTAA
- the vgrG gene encoding type VI secretion system tip protein VgrG, which yields MAVTTITIKSDGKVVDQGLEILSIEVNKELNKIPLAELRLIDGNVAKKEFKVLDSGVFDIGKSIEILLRHEGNPGEEAAVFKGIVVNIELAMTSGRTALTVEMSDEAIRMTNGRHNAIYHKSDAEIIKDLALRNKLKADRIAKTTVKHKEMVQFYASDWDFALSRAEANGHMLIADDGVISTLKPEVNTPALSLELGQDTIYDFDLQVNGRQQCFQVDSIGWDIAKQSLSKPASGSVYQFAQGNQDLAKFTDVVGGKSVTLMHPVPLPPQELRTWADAQVIKSRLALIRGWVCITGTNKVKPGQTLEIKGMSKSFTGSNIVSGVRQEVNHGSWNTYVQIGMDIDWFATKANIMDTPAAGLLPGVNGLQIGQVTAYEKDPENHSRVKVHIPAFNKEKETVWARLTSLYAGAERGMFFRPEIGDEVIVGFLNDDPRQAIILGAVHSSAKKTPLDVTSENAQKGIITKQKYQLLFDEEKETITLSTSPANSICIDEKNKLINIKDINGNQVELSSNGVKIDSAKNFKITAKKNIEMEAKGNVSIKGAKIDLI from the coding sequence ATGGCAGTAACCACAATAACGATTAAAAGCGATGGCAAGGTAGTAGATCAAGGTCTGGAGATTCTTTCTATTGAGGTCAATAAGGAGTTGAATAAAATTCCTTTAGCTGAACTCAGGCTTATCGATGGAAATGTTGCCAAAAAGGAGTTCAAAGTTCTGGATAGTGGTGTTTTTGATATCGGTAAAAGTATAGAAATATTACTGAGACATGAGGGAAATCCGGGAGAAGAAGCGGCCGTTTTTAAAGGCATAGTGGTAAATATAGAATTAGCCATGACTAGCGGAAGAACCGCACTTACTGTGGAGATGAGTGATGAAGCCATTCGTATGACCAATGGACGGCATAATGCTATTTATCATAAGAGTGATGCCGAAATTATTAAAGACTTGGCTTTACGAAATAAATTAAAGGCCGATAGAATAGCTAAAACTACAGTGAAGCATAAAGAAATGGTTCAGTTTTATGCTTCTGATTGGGATTTTGCCTTGTCAAGGGCAGAGGCCAATGGCCACATGCTTATTGCTGATGACGGAGTTATATCTACGTTAAAGCCAGAAGTGAATACACCAGCTTTATCATTAGAACTGGGGCAGGATACCATTTATGATTTTGACCTTCAGGTGAATGGTCGCCAGCAATGCTTTCAGGTAGACTCCATAGGTTGGGATATAGCAAAACAATCGCTTTCAAAACCAGCTTCAGGGAGCGTGTATCAGTTTGCTCAGGGTAATCAAGATCTGGCTAAGTTTACTGATGTGGTAGGGGGTAAGTCTGTTACTCTCATGCACCCTGTGCCGCTGCCACCTCAGGAGCTCAGAACCTGGGCCGATGCACAAGTAATCAAGTCCAGGTTAGCATTAATCCGTGGCTGGGTTTGCATAACAGGCACTAATAAGGTGAAGCCAGGGCAAACACTAGAAATAAAAGGAATGAGCAAAAGCTTTACCGGAAGCAATATTGTTTCTGGGGTAAGGCAAGAAGTGAACCATGGTAGCTGGAATACTTATGTTCAAATAGGAATGGACATAGACTGGTTTGCCACTAAAGCTAACATAATGGATACGCCCGCAGCAGGATTACTGCCCGGTGTTAATGGACTGCAAATTGGCCAGGTAACGGCTTATGAGAAAGATCCAGAGAATCATTCGAGAGTGAAGGTGCACATACCTGCTTTCAATAAGGAAAAAGAAACGGTTTGGGCGCGCTTAACCTCACTGTATGCAGGTGCTGAGAGAGGTATGTTCTTCAGGCCTGAAATAGGCGATGAGGTAATAGTAGGCTTTCTAAATGATGATCCCAGACAGGCTATTATTCTGGGTGCGGTGCACAGTTCGGCCAAAAAAACGCCGCTGGATGTGACAAGTGAAAATGCACAAAAAGGCATTATCACCAAACAAAAATATCAGCTCCTATTTGATGAAGAAAAGGAAACCATTACGCTTTCTACTTCCCCGGCAAACAGTATTTGCATAGATGAAAAAAACAAGCTGATAAACATTAAAGACATTAATGGCAATCAGGTAGAGCTAAGTAGCAATGGTGTAAAAATAGATAGCGCTAAGAATTTTAAAATTACCGCTAAGAAAAATATCGAAATGGAAGCCAAGGGCAATGTTTCAATAAAGGGTGCTAAAATAGATTTAATTTAA
- a CDS encoding GPW/gp25 family protein, with protein sequence MENNFLGKGWSFPPQFYADGAEVELVSGEEDIKQSLEIILSTSLKERVMMSDFGCDLSQFLFEEVDQSLINEMRGVVSDAILKYEPRVKAEQVAINNSAEEGMLAISIDYVVRTTNNRYNLVYPFYLKEASV encoded by the coding sequence ATGGAAAATAACTTTTTAGGTAAAGGCTGGTCATTCCCTCCTCAGTTTTATGCTGATGGAGCAGAAGTAGAGCTTGTAAGCGGAGAAGAAGATATAAAGCAAAGTTTGGAAATAATACTATCCACTTCTCTTAAGGAGCGTGTAATGATGTCTGATTTTGGCTGTGATCTGTCCCAATTTCTATTTGAAGAGGTAGATCAGAGCCTGATTAACGAAATGCGTGGGGTGGTGTCTGATGCCATACTCAAGTATGAACCTCGTGTTAAGGCAGAGCAGGTAGCTATTAATAATTCAGCTGAAGAAGGCATGTTGGCCATCAGCATTGATTATGTAGTGCGCACTACAAATAATCGCTATAATCTGGTTTATCCTTTTTACCTGAAAGAGGCTTCGGTTTAA